From Leptotrichia wadei, one genomic window encodes:
- a CDS encoding FHA domain-containing protein has protein sequence MKLDRCKNGHIYDVSRYSSCPYCKSEGLETEVQDDKINLVEQMEDEDRTTAYWSKDSTVDPVVGWLTCIEGHDKGKDYRIVSERNFIGRGENMDIQISGDTMISRKNHCSISYNPKQRKFMLTPGDSNGLIYLNGEAVYNTVELRAYSVVEMGESKFVFVNLCGDYFDWEKEKARDENLRKRYENLADEKTAGNMNFVNRNSKNGDLEVKIEDYEENL, from the coding sequence ATGAAATTAGATAGATGTAAAAATGGGCATATATACGATGTTTCCAGATATAGTTCGTGTCCCTACTGTAAATCGGAAGGATTGGAAACAGAAGTTCAAGATGATAAAATTAATTTAGTTGAACAAATGGAAGATGAGGATAGAACTACTGCCTACTGGTCAAAGGACAGCACGGTGGATCCTGTTGTGGGATGGCTTACGTGTATTGAAGGGCATGATAAGGGGAAGGATTATAGAATTGTGAGTGAACGGAACTTTATTGGACGTGGGGAAAATATGGACATCCAGATTTCAGGGGATACTATGATTTCAAGGAAAAATCATTGTTCGATAAGTTATAATCCGAAGCAGCGGAAATTTATGCTAACTCCTGGAGATTCCAATGGATTGATTTATTTAAATGGAGAAGCTGTTTATAATACGGTGGAATTGAGGGCTTATTCGGTTGTGGAAATGGGGGAGAGCAAATTTGTATTTGTAAATTTGTGTGGAGATTATTTTGATTGGGAGAAGGAAAAAGCCAGGGATGAAAATTTGAGAAAAAGATATGAAAATTTGGCTGATGAAAAAACAGCTGGAAATATGAATTTTGTGAATAGAAATAGTAAAAATGGGGATTTGGAAGTAAAAATTGAAGATTATGAAGAAAATTTATAA
- a CDS encoding PP2C family protein-serine/threonine phosphatase: MRKDEAKFITEFLSEAGTKAENSDYFGYILLDNYAIWAAADGFDEEDGAKVAARIAVESVIEYFMLRPRFNYDVIKEMMDYANLKVKEKQEEAKKYSLMHTSLLIVISNYNSILYGNVGNTRFYHIRGGYIVSQSKDDTIAQLLVDEEALNVSDMKFHRQRNDLLQAIGDFGKIKPNIIKSPVELMEKDIFCLTTVGFWENIDEHDMENDLSRFEDKKQWLNSLEKRILASLRDNIENYTIAQVEVQAVASPEPMEKDRSKLIKKIILIIMIVVVIILFIVIWNVKRRNGILQAATQYEKLADEEILKKNFNNSIDNLKLEIGEYEKLKPKSRGVIGFFTNAEKKRNDANKKIDEINKKIGETEKIKEAFSDINEGNDLFNNGNYDEANEKYQQAKYNLNDNTYKRDELNTEEILATLDSRINSGVNLKEAKALEMAGDNAVNEGSYNLAKVSYKNAADMYLANGKADYVSQIEKKIEEIADKEKTAYNGAMLAENKGDSLAQSNINSSREAYYQARQMYQILGDTVKVGEIDNKIQELNSQQNADLQTANNLVQEGLSQITANNPAQAIGILTQAKNIYQKMKDANNVNAVGKYISQAQEFIKFESQNAEKLKEKELEYSEKLKSQETEYSERLRQQEIQLQQQLQAREAEIKAQQEQMEIERQKREEISRKMENALNLEMQADQLELDEKFEESISKYEETKKILEEVNTDGNFGNQVAKIEGLNKKIEKSEGYLLKKKGEEDLKNKKWKDAMEKLTQAKEKLEKVGIKQDELEKIGKELKRAVKKANKKWWQFWKIF, translated from the coding sequence ATGAGGAAGGATGAGGCAAAATTTATTACGGAATTTTTGAGCGAGGCTGGAACGAAGGCTGAAAATAGTGATTATTTTGGATATATTTTGCTGGATAATTATGCGATTTGGGCTGCAGCTGATGGATTTGATGAGGAAGATGGGGCAAAAGTTGCGGCAAGGATTGCTGTAGAATCTGTAATTGAATATTTTATGCTACGTCCACGATTTAATTATGACGTTATTAAGGAAATGATGGATTATGCCAATTTGAAGGTTAAGGAAAAACAGGAAGAAGCTAAAAAATATTCTCTTATGCACACTTCTCTTTTAATCGTTATAAGCAATTATAATTCAATTTTATATGGAAATGTTGGAAATACTAGATTTTATCATATTAGAGGCGGATATATTGTTTCTCAAAGTAAAGATGATACGATAGCGCAGCTTTTGGTGGATGAAGAAGCGTTAAATGTATCGGATATGAAATTTCATAGGCAGAGAAATGATTTACTGCAGGCAATTGGGGATTTTGGAAAAATTAAGCCGAATATTATAAAAAGCCCTGTAGAGCTTATGGAAAAAGATATTTTTTGCTTGACAACCGTGGGATTTTGGGAAAATATTGATGAACATGATATGGAAAATGATTTGTCTAGATTTGAGGATAAAAAGCAATGGCTGAATTCATTGGAAAAGAGAATACTCGCTTCGCTTAGGGACAATATTGAAAATTATACGATTGCACAGGTGGAAGTGCAGGCGGTGGCAAGTCCAGAGCCGATGGAAAAGGATAGAAGCAAATTGATAAAAAAAATAATTTTGATAATAATGATTGTTGTTGTGATTATTTTATTTATTGTAATTTGGAATGTGAAAAGGCGAAATGGGATTTTACAGGCGGCGACACAGTATGAAAAGCTGGCGGATGAGGAAATTTTGAAAAAGAATTTTAATAATTCGATTGATAATTTAAAATTGGAAATTGGGGAATATGAGAAATTAAAGCCAAAAAGCAGAGGTGTGATTGGATTTTTTACAAATGCAGAGAAAAAAAGGAACGATGCGAATAAAAAGATTGATGAAATAAATAAAAAAATTGGAGAAACTGAAAAGATTAAGGAGGCATTTTCAGATATTAATGAAGGAAATGATCTGTTTAACAATGGAAATTATGATGAGGCAAATGAGAAGTATCAGCAGGCTAAATATAATCTGAATGACAATACTTATAAACGTGATGAGTTGAATACAGAAGAAATTTTAGCAACATTGGATTCACGGATTAATTCGGGTGTGAACCTGAAGGAGGCGAAGGCTTTGGAAATGGCTGGGGATAATGCGGTTAATGAAGGAAGTTACAATTTGGCGAAAGTCAGTTACAAAAATGCGGCAGATATGTATTTGGCAAATGGAAAGGCGGATTATGTTTCACAAATTGAGAAAAAGATAGAGGAAATAGCGGACAAGGAAAAAACGGCATATAATGGGGCAATGCTTGCAGAAAATAAAGGGGATTCATTGGCACAGAGCAACATTAATTCTTCTAGGGAGGCATATTATCAGGCACGGCAGATGTACCAGATACTTGGAGATACTGTGAAAGTGGGAGAGATTGACAATAAGATACAGGAGCTTAATTCTCAGCAGAATGCTGATTTACAAACTGCTAATAATCTTGTTCAAGAGGGGCTTTCGCAAATTACGGCTAATAATCCAGCACAGGCAATAGGAATTTTGACACAGGCTAAAAATATTTATCAAAAAATGAAAGATGCAAATAATGTAAATGCTGTTGGAAAATATATAAGCCAGGCACAGGAATTTATTAAATTTGAAAGCCAGAATGCTGAAAAACTGAAGGAAAAGGAACTGGAATATTCGGAAAAATTAAAATCTCAAGAAACAGAATATTCAGAAAGGCTAAGACAGCAGGAGATTCAGCTGCAGCAGCAATTACAGGCAAGAGAAGCAGAAATAAAGGCACAGCAGGAACAAATGGAGATAGAAAGGCAAAAGCGGGAAGAAATATCAAGAAAAATGGAAAATGCCTTAAATCTGGAAATGCAGGCGGATCAGCTGGAATTAGATGAAAAATTTGAGGAAAGTATTTCAAAATACGAGGAAACGAAGAAAATTTTGGAAGAAGTAAATACTGATGGTAATTTTGGAAATCAAGTGGCTAAGATTGAAGGTTTAAATAAAAAAATTGAAAAAAGTGAAGGATATTTGCTGAAGAAAAAGGGAGAAGAGGATCTTAAAAATAAAAAATGGAAGGATGCTATGGAAAAGCTTACGCAGGCAAAGGAAAAACTGGAAAAAGTTGGAATAAAGCAAGATGAACTGGAAAAAATAGGGAAAGAACTGAAAAGGGCTGTGAAAAAAGCAAATAAGAAATGGTGGCAGTTCTGGAAGATTTTTTAG
- a CDS encoding serine/threonine-protein kinase has translation MDFLLKRTMLNGKYKIVSYMAKSDFSNIYLAENNLGEKVVIKECYPEKIVMRDGKEVFTEKYRKDFERLKRCFWKEKCILEKFRKKSKGNRGKFQNNLIKNGVIKILDFFSENGTNYIVMEYFGITLKEYILENKVQDEKININYILKIFLKVARAVCKIHKKGIIHCDLKPSNILVDIRGNIRIIDFGSSLRKGEKVDFIEVSEGYSPIEVYSEKVQIDERADVYSLSALLYFMLCGKKISGAVKRFYKPELEFAREVILGFEKIGKFKEVEKIIKKGLEFERKKRFGSVREMIEKLELLNSI, from the coding sequence ATGGATTTTTTATTAAAGAGAACGATGTTGAATGGGAAATATAAGATTGTGAGTTATATGGCTAAGAGTGATTTTTCTAATATTTATTTGGCTGAAAATAATTTAGGGGAAAAAGTTGTTATTAAGGAGTGTTATCCTGAAAAAATTGTTATGAGAGATGGGAAGGAAGTTTTTACGGAAAAATATAGGAAAGATTTTGAGAGATTAAAGAGATGTTTTTGGAAGGAAAAATGTATTTTGGAGAAATTTAGAAAGAAGTCTAAGGGAAATAGGGGAAAATTTCAAAATAATCTTATTAAAAATGGTGTTATTAAAATTCTGGATTTTTTTAGTGAAAATGGAACAAATTATATTGTTATGGAATATTTTGGGATTACTTTGAAAGAGTATATTTTGGAAAATAAGGTTCAAGATGAAAAAATAAATATAAATTATATTTTGAAAATATTTCTTAAAGTTGCAAGGGCTGTTTGTAAAATCCATAAAAAGGGGATTATTCATTGTGATTTAAAGCCATCAAATATTTTGGTTGATATTAGGGGGAATATTAGAATTATTGACTTTGGATCAAGTTTGAGAAAAGGGGAAAAGGTTGATTTTATTGAGGTTTCAGAAGGGTATTCGCCGATTGAAGTTTATTCAGAAAAGGTTCAGATTGATGAAAGAGCTGATGTTTATTCGCTTTCGGCACTTTTGTATTTTATGCTTTGTGGGAAGAAAATTAGTGGGGCAGTTAAGAGGTTTTATAAGCCAGAATTGGAATTTGCAAGAGAAGTGATTTTAGGGTTTGAGAAAATTGGGAAGTTTAAGGAAGTGGAAAAAATAATAAAAAAAGGATTGGAATTTGAAAGGAAAAAAAGATTTGGAAGTGTCAGGGAAATGATTGAAAAGTTAGAATTATTAAATTCTATTTAG
- a CDS encoding molecular chaperone has protein sequence MKLFYEEELRRKSYYEMYQIAIEEKLVDVHLETPTREELITLLMKYRGVKANYCIDKYKKNGLVNVQLLFDSKLGERIHHENKIRVPHKIILYKELDLMREDNYKIEIPENVSSANVFLINANNYLCGIFQLEKDLKSRNKYFLISKKEFFRVEILRNNKFSFLFFKENDLKFIHEFYNWKEDEPYPLYPYQMDYYKVEIENFVVKNLETTNTPLCIDFGTVNTALGAYLDRNYVKDLPTNDILNGNIVIDAINYAKFDDGERHYREIFPTLVYVEDCSDSNNIKYSFGYDVVRKLEKNDYIVNGSIFYSLKRWVHEHNKMEKINDEFGNILYVKRKEIIKAYLKYVVNRAEYMFKCKFKKIHASSPVKLKEQFLTMFQEIFMVENNFNKSSYEKNYEYEIIRENAMDEAIAVLYNTIEIQIRKGRYKENEEYSALIIDCGGGTTDLAACKYVINKDRISYYLDIRTSFENGDENFGGNDLTYRIMQFLKIVLGAKYSENRTVSVNDLIKYDNDMIYKVIDDSGVDKIFENMNLEYEKYEKIIPTKYSQFENKMSEEYQKIRNNFYMLWEAAENLKKEFFTSDGRLRTRFDAPRNYEKRNDIHITQLKSWKIHTYENEIFNTVTDYPRHIFTIKEIEKIVKADIYGMLRKFLNTYYKEGLLFEYSLIKLSGQSTKISTFQEVLKEFVPGKMIEYKELSHRDDYELKLNCLDGAIKYLDYKRFGHIDVEIVNEVPLVPYSVWVEKYDGKKVEMIQTSRKADILVGQIDKKSSAEELKIYVYNAEGELKKEMIYKNEDDYEEMDAQEILPEFVNIISQNDTDTIQNDTVRFFVYTDLNNWGFFVVPIQRKSDQLYLGRKQYFPYEDNLSENSYFDGNH, from the coding sequence ATGAAATTGTTTTATGAGGAAGAATTGCGGAGAAAATCCTATTATGAGATGTATCAGATTGCGATTGAGGAAAAGCTGGTGGATGTGCATTTAGAAACGCCTACGAGAGAGGAGCTTATTACACTTTTGATGAAATATCGGGGAGTGAAGGCTAATTATTGTATTGACAAGTATAAAAAAAATGGGCTTGTAAATGTTCAGCTGCTTTTTGACAGTAAACTTGGGGAGAGGATTCATCATGAGAATAAAATACGAGTACCGCACAAAATTATTTTGTATAAGGAGCTTGATTTGATGAGGGAGGACAATTATAAGATTGAGATTCCTGAAAATGTGAGCAGTGCAAATGTCTTTCTTATAAATGCAAATAATTATCTTTGTGGAATTTTTCAGCTGGAAAAGGATTTGAAGAGCAGGAATAAATATTTTTTGATTAGTAAAAAAGAATTTTTTAGAGTTGAGATATTGAGAAATAATAAGTTTTCGTTTTTATTTTTTAAAGAAAATGACTTAAAATTTATTCATGAATTTTATAATTGGAAGGAAGATGAGCCATATCCGCTTTATCCGTATCAGATGGATTATTATAAAGTTGAAATTGAAAATTTTGTTGTAAAAAATCTGGAAACTACGAATACTCCGCTTTGTATTGATTTTGGGACTGTAAATACAGCTCTGGGAGCATATCTGGATAGAAATTATGTGAAGGATTTGCCGACTAATGATATTTTGAATGGGAATATTGTCATTGATGCGATAAACTATGCGAAATTTGATGATGGGGAAAGGCATTACCGTGAGATTTTTCCAACATTGGTTTATGTTGAAGATTGTAGCGATAGTAATAATATTAAGTATTCGTTTGGATATGATGTGGTAAGAAAATTGGAAAAAAATGATTATATTGTTAATGGATCGATTTTTTATAGTTTGAAAAGGTGGGTGCATGAGCATAATAAGATGGAAAAAATTAATGATGAGTTTGGGAATATTTTGTATGTAAAAAGAAAGGAAATAATAAAGGCTTATTTGAAATATGTTGTAAATCGTGCAGAATATATGTTTAAATGTAAATTTAAAAAAATTCATGCTTCCAGCCCTGTAAAATTGAAAGAGCAGTTTTTGACAATGTTTCAGGAAATTTTTATGGTTGAAAATAATTTTAATAAAAGTTCTTATGAAAAAAATTATGAATATGAAATTATTCGTGAAAATGCTATGGATGAAGCTATTGCTGTGCTTTATAATACGATTGAGATACAGATAAGGAAGGGGAGATATAAGGAAAATGAAGAATATAGTGCTTTAATTATTGATTGTGGTGGTGGAACTACTGATTTGGCAGCTTGTAAATATGTGATTAATAAGGACAGGATTTCATATTATCTGGATATAAGGACAAGTTTTGAAAATGGAGATGAAAATTTTGGGGGAAATGACTTGACTTATAGGATTATGCAGTTTTTGAAGATTGTGCTGGGAGCAAAGTATTCTGAGAATAGGACTGTTTCTGTTAATGATTTGATAAAATATGATAATGATATGATTTATAAAGTGATTGATGACAGCGGTGTTGATAAAATTTTTGAAAATATGAATTTGGAATATGAAAAATATGAGAAAATAATACCGACAAAATATTCACAATTTGAAAATAAAATGAGCGAAGAATATCAAAAAATACGAAATAATTTTTATATGCTTTGGGAAGCTGCTGAAAATTTAAAAAAAGAATTTTTTACATCTGATGGAAGACTGCGGACACGTTTTGATGCGCCTAGAAATTATGAAAAAAGGAATGACATTCATATAACGCAGTTAAAAAGCTGGAAAATTCACACTTATGAAAATGAAATATTTAACACAGTAACAGATTATCCAAGACATATTTTTACAATAAAGGAAATAGAAAAAATTGTAAAAGCCGATATTTACGGAATGCTTAGAAAATTTTTGAACACTTATTACAAGGAAGGGCTGCTTTTTGAGTATTCGTTGATAAAGTTGAGCGGACAATCGACTAAAATTAGTACATTTCAGGAAGTTCTGAAGGAATTTGTGCCTGGAAAAATGATAGAATACAAGGAACTTAGCCATCGTGATGATTATGAGCTGAAGTTGAACTGTCTGGATGGTGCTATAAAATATTTGGATTATAAGCGGTTTGGGCATATAGATGTGGAAATTGTGAATGAAGTGCCGCTTGTGCCGTATTCTGTGTGGGTGGAAAAATACGATGGGAAAAAAGTTGAAATGATACAGACTTCACGAAAGGCTGATATCTTGGTTGGGCAAATTGACAAAAAAAGTTCAGCTGAAGAACTCAAAATTTATGTCTATAATGCTGAAGGGGAACTCAAAAAAGAGATGATTTATAAAAATGAAGATGACTATGAGGAAATGGATGCACAGGAAATCTTGCCAGAATTTGTAAATATTATTTCTCAAAATGATACTGATACAATTCAAAATGATACAGTTAGATTTTTCGTTTACACTGATTTAAATAACTGGGGATTTTTTGTCGTGCCAATCCAAAGAAAGTCAGATCAGCTTTATCTTGGACGTAAGCAATATTTTCCTTATGAAGATAATTTAAGTGAAAATTCCTATTTTGATGGAAATCACTAA
- a CDS encoding efflux RND transporter periplasmic adaptor subunit: MKKKDELIWLMPTIFIFIILFMIKFCTPKINRKYIISKIKRENLELFVDMKGTVVANNVTKIGLDVNLSVDNVYFKAGDFVKKGDIIVKFSDYQKSDISEKRALLVVKNAQLRNLEKQQELGADVNQKIQEVKGEIDGLELEVKDEMKNAVLVQRTVRSPFDGYIVKINAVKGGIVNKNEPIVVLAKKNDLKIVSESMTDEKIKNLGIGNMAEVSLFRRKNKKAGEEKTLEELVEIKNDKGKEGFQNRDNKGNLDLFSERKVIEAELFKINKVVNMNVLEFLPISFKDLFLNEQVDIRVIYRKKENVLTVSKKAIIFKNQKSYIYLIDKNNLVREREVFVGVDNGEKIEIFGMNIEEGMEIVENPDDKITNNVIVERRNIQDEEIEKKKRIEKLENENEKIGNKMDENEREIIRLKQK; encoded by the coding sequence TTGAAAAAAAAAGATGAACTAATTTGGTTAATGCCGACGATTTTTATTTTTATTATCCTTTTTATGATAAAATTTTGTACACCTAAAATTAATAGAAAATATATTATTAGTAAAATAAAACGTGAAAATCTTGAACTTTTTGTAGATATGAAAGGAACTGTTGTTGCAAATAATGTTACTAAAATTGGATTAGATGTAAATTTATCAGTTGATAATGTTTATTTTAAAGCTGGAGATTTTGTGAAAAAGGGCGATATAATAGTAAAATTTAGCGACTATCAGAAAAGTGATATTAGTGAAAAAAGAGCATTGCTAGTCGTAAAAAATGCACAGTTGAGGAACCTTGAAAAACAGCAGGAATTAGGGGCGGATGTGAATCAGAAAATTCAAGAAGTAAAAGGGGAAATAGATGGATTGGAGCTGGAAGTAAAAGATGAAATGAAAAATGCTGTGTTAGTTCAGAGAACTGTGAGAAGTCCGTTTGATGGATATATTGTAAAAATTAATGCTGTAAAAGGTGGAATTGTAAATAAAAATGAGCCTATAGTTGTTTTGGCGAAAAAGAATGATCTGAAAATAGTAAGTGAAAGTATGACAGATGAAAAAATTAAAAATTTGGGTATTGGAAATATGGCTGAAGTAAGCCTTTTTAGGAGAAAAAATAAAAAAGCTGGGGAAGAGAAAACGCTTGAGGAATTAGTTGAAATTAAAAATGATAAAGGCAAAGAAGGTTTTCAAAATAGAGATAATAAAGGGAATTTAGATTTATTTTCTGAAAGAAAAGTTATTGAAGCGGAATTATTTAAGATTAATAAAGTTGTAAATATGAATGTGCTTGAGTTTTTGCCGATTTCCTTTAAGGATTTATTTTTAAATGAGCAGGTGGATATTCGTGTTATTTATAGAAAGAAAGAGAATGTTTTAACTGTTTCTAAAAAAGCGATTATTTTTAAAAATCAGAAAAGTTATATTTATTTGATTGATAAAAATAATTTGGTTAGGGAAAGGGAAGTTTTTGTTGGGGTGGATAATGGAGAAAAGATTGAGATTTTTGGGATGAATATTGAGGAAGGGATGGAAATTGTGGAAAATCCTGATGATAAAATTACAAATAATGTAATTGTGGAAAGAAGAAATATTCAAGATGAAGAAATTGAAAAGAAAAAAAGAATAGAAAAATTAGAGAATGAAAATGAAAAAATAGGAAATAAAATGGATGAAAATGAGAGGGAGATTATTAGATTGAAGCAAAAATAA
- a CDS encoding CapA family protein, whose translation MKKNILLILFAILAFALALIITSPFFKNFRNRFINAEKILGIKKNISKNNGNDKTNEKSEFTIIGVGDIMLGSNYPSDLLPKNDENILKNTQDVLQNADITVGNLEGTLFDNGGTPKSCDNPNVCYAFRMPSKYGKYLKQAGFDYLSVANNHSNDFGETGIRETIKNLDNLNIKYSGIKDIAESSILEKDGKKFGFISFAPNSATVKLNDYNYARKLISELKSKVDIVIVMFHGGAEGAGAEHITRNHEIFHGEDRGNVYEFAHFAIDNGADIVFGQGPHVTRAAELYKNKFISYSGGNFATFGKINISGSMGLAPIFKIKIDSNGNFISGEIIPVRQTYGSLGPFIDSEKLVIKKIISLNKSDFPNGNGLSITDDGKMTKIGNSN comes from the coding sequence ATGAAAAAAAATATACTATTAATTTTATTTGCTATTTTGGCTTTTGCACTTGCATTAATTATTACAAGCCCTTTTTTCAAAAACTTTAGAAACAGATTTATTAATGCCGAAAAAATATTAGGAATCAAAAAAAATATTTCTAAAAATAATGGAAATGATAAAACAAATGAAAAATCAGAATTTACAATAATTGGAGTTGGAGATATAATGCTTGGCTCAAATTATCCATCTGATTTACTTCCAAAAAATGATGAAAATATTTTGAAAAATACTCAAGATGTGCTTCAAAATGCAGATATTACCGTGGGAAATCTGGAAGGAACGTTATTTGATAATGGCGGTACTCCGAAAAGCTGTGATAATCCAAATGTATGTTATGCTTTTCGCATGCCATCAAAATATGGAAAATATTTAAAGCAAGCTGGATTTGATTATTTGAGTGTTGCTAATAATCATAGCAATGATTTTGGAGAAACTGGAATTAGGGAAACTATTAAAAATCTTGATAATTTAAATATAAAATATTCTGGAATTAAAGATATTGCTGAAAGTTCAATTTTAGAAAAAGATGGTAAAAAATTTGGATTTATTTCCTTTGCTCCAAATTCAGCCACTGTAAAATTGAATGACTACAATTATGCAAGAAAACTTATTTCTGAATTAAAGTCAAAAGTTGATATTGTAATTGTCATGTTTCACGGCGGTGCTGAAGGTGCTGGAGCAGAACATATTACTCGAAATCACGAAATTTTTCATGGGGAAGATCGGGGAAATGTATATGAATTTGCCCATTTTGCGATAGATAATGGAGCAGATATTGTTTTTGGACAAGGACCGCACGTTACAAGAGCAGCCGAGCTTTACAAAAATAAATTTATTTCCTACAGTGGCGGAAATTTTGCAACTTTTGGAAAGATAAATATTTCAGGCTCTATGGGCCTTGCTCCAATTTTTAAAATTAAAATAGACAGCAACGGGAATTTTATCTCTGGAGAGATTATTCCTGTAAGACAAACTTACGGAAGTTTAGGCCCTTTCATAGACTCAGAAAAATTAGTTATCAAAAAAATAATTTCCTTAAATAAATCTGATTTTCCAAACGGAAATGGACTTTCTATAACTGATGATGGAAAAATGACCAAAATTGGCAATTCAAATTAA
- a CDS encoding DIP1984 family protein, protein MKIAEALILRADIQKRIAQLKTRLNNNAKVQENEEPAENPELLLTELENLISQLNDLIVKINRTNTLSKIDGISLVELIAKKDTLSQKAGILREFIEIASQKVNLYSTAEIKVFSTVNVPEQQKKLDKLSKEIRETDTKLQQANWTIDLVEE, encoded by the coding sequence ATGAAAATTGCTGAAGCTCTTATTTTACGTGCTGATATTCAAAAGAGAATTGCACAGCTGAAAACAAGACTTAATAATAATGCCAAAGTTCAGGAAAATGAAGAACCTGCTGAAAATCCTGAACTTTTATTAACTGAATTAGAAAATTTGATTTCGCAGTTAAATGATTTAATAGTAAAAATAAATAGAACAAATACACTTTCAAAAATTGATGGAATTTCATTGGTGGAGTTAATTGCAAAAAAAGATACGCTTTCACAAAAAGCAGGAATTTTGCGTGAATTTATTGAAATTGCAAGTCAAAAGGTGAATTTGTATTCTACAGCGGAAATAAAGGTTTTCAGTACGGTTAATGTTCCTGAACAGCAGAAAAAGCTGGATAAATTGTCTAAGGAAATTCGGGAAACTGATACAAAGTTGCAACAGGCAAACTGGACTATTGACTTAGTTGAAGAATAA
- a CDS encoding dicarboxylate/amino acid:cation symporter — protein MKKIGLVPRLIISIVLGILLGLVLPSPIIRIFVTFSSLFSKYLSFIIPFMIIGFVVTGISDLRHGAGKLLGITTLLAYLSTIVAGTLSYLMAISIFPKILNFASFTTVEHPEKNLLTAYFDIPVAPMFDVTSAIIFAFIMGLSISWLRNNGEGQITYNLFREFSKIITKLLSTSIIPLLPVYIFGTFMNMTYSGQIFATLSIFLKVFICVIILHILYTAGLFIFAGGLSGKNPFVCMKNQIPGYFTALGTQSSAATIPINIECAKRNGTSPEIREFVVPLCATIHLAGSIITITSCVVTVLMMYSMSYGISTIFPFIMVLGVAMVAAPGAPGGAIMSALPFLGMVGIASSSPMASLLIALYITQDSFGTAANVSGDNAIAIIVDWIYHKFIKK, from the coding sequence ATGAAAAAAATAGGGCTTGTGCCACGTTTGATTATTTCGATTGTGCTTGGTATTTTACTTGGATTAGTTTTGCCAAGTCCGATTATAAGGATTTTTGTCACGTTTTCGTCGTTGTTTAGTAAATATTTGTCGTTTATTATTCCATTTATGATTATTGGATTTGTTGTAACTGGAATTTCAGATTTACGTCATGGAGCGGGAAAATTGCTTGGAATTACAACTTTACTGGCTTATCTTTCTACAATTGTTGCAGGTACGCTTTCGTATCTTATGGCAATTAGTATTTTCCCGAAAATTCTTAACTTTGCTTCGTTTACAACGGTGGAACATCCTGAAAAGAATCTTTTGACAGCTTATTTTGACATTCCAGTTGCACCAATGTTTGATGTAACTTCAGCAATTATTTTTGCATTCATAATGGGACTTTCGATTAGCTGGCTTAGAAATAATGGAGAAGGGCAAATTACATATAACCTTTTTCGAGAATTTTCAAAGATAATTACAAAATTGTTAAGCACATCAATTATTCCGTTGCTTCCTGTCTATATTTTTGGAACATTTATGAATATGACTTACAGTGGACAAATTTTTGCAACGCTTTCAATATTTTTAAAGGTATTTATTTGTGTAATAATTTTGCATATTTTATATACTGCAGGTTTATTCATATTTGCTGGCGGGCTTTCAGGAAAAAATCCATTTGTCTGTATGAAAAATCAGATTCCTGGATATTTTACAGCTCTTGGGACACAATCTTCAGCCGCTACAATCCCAATAAATATTGAATGTGCCAAAAGAAATGGAACATCGCCTGAAATCCGTGAATTTGTAGTTCCTTTATGTGCCACAATTCATTTGGCTGGAAGTATTATTACAATTACAAGCTGTGTTGTTACTGTACTTATGATGTACAGCATGTCCTACGGAATTTCAACAATTTTTCCGTTTATAATGGTACTTGGAGTAGCAATGGTAGCTGCGCCTGGAGCGCCTGGAGGAGCAATAATGTCTGCACTTCCATTTTTAGGAATGGTTGGAATTGCCTCAAGCAGCCCAATGGCTTCACTCTTAATCGCACTTTACATAACACAGGATAGCTTTGGAACAGCGGCTAATGTTTCTGGAGATAATGCGATTGCCATTATAGTTGATTGGATATATCATAAATTTATAAAAAAATAA